A genomic window from Dictyoglomus sp. NZ13-RE01 includes:
- the rseP gene encoding RIP metalloprotease RseP produces the protein MSLIWFLLVFAVLTIPHEFGHFITAKLFGVRVYEFAIGFGPKIVEFSKKATKYTLRLIPIGGFVRMAGIDDLNEEVDIPEEEKFTQKSPGRKILILLSGPLMNFVLAIFVFTLVFLLGVPYPIPKVKDVISGKPAYLAGIRPGDRIVSINGIKIQDTETAVKIIREAVPSKDKINPIVLEIEREGNILYFKVTPEWDEERKGGFIGIAFDYEIKKYPLFLAIKEGFNAFVTVIALIFTVIIMLFKGAQGITVTGPIGIAKLTGEAASSGYQTLLNFIGLFSVQLGIFNLIPFPALDGGRILFVIIEKIRGRPIETKKEEIVHWIGLLILLFLMLLVTFFDIKRLGK, from the coding sequence ATGAGTTTAATTTGGTTTTTATTAGTTTTTGCGGTTTTGACGATACCGCACGAATTTGGTCATTTTATAACTGCAAAGTTGTTTGGTGTAAGAGTATATGAGTTTGCTATAGGATTTGGTCCTAAAATTGTTGAGTTTTCAAAAAAGGCTACAAAGTATACCTTGAGACTTATTCCTATCGGTGGTTTTGTTAGAATGGCTGGTATCGATGATTTGAATGAGGAAGTAGACATACCTGAGGAGGAGAAGTTTACCCAGAAATCTCCAGGCAGGAAAATTTTAATTCTACTTTCAGGTCCATTAATGAATTTTGTTTTAGCTATTTTTGTTTTTACCTTAGTTTTTCTCTTGGGTGTACCATATCCTATACCAAAGGTAAAGGATGTGATTTCTGGAAAGCCTGCTTATTTAGCTGGGATTAGGCCAGGGGATAGAATTGTTTCAATAAATGGCATAAAAATTCAAGATACGGAAACTGCGGTGAAAATAATAAGAGAAGCGGTACCAAGCAAAGATAAAATTAATCCTATAGTTTTAGAAATAGAGAGAGAGGGAAATATACTTTATTTTAAGGTAACTCCAGAATGGGATGAGGAACGAAAAGGAGGCTTTATAGGAATAGCCTTTGATTATGAGATTAAAAAATATCCTCTTTTCTTAGCAATAAAAGAAGGTTTTAATGCCTTTGTTACCGTTATAGCATTAATCTTTACAGTAATTATTATGTTGTTTAAGGGAGCTCAAGGTATTACTGTTACAGGTCCTATAGGTATTGCAAAACTAACAGGAGAAGCTGCGTCTTCCGGTTATCAGACTCTTCTAAACTTTATAGGGCTTTTTAGTGTACAATTAGGAATATTTAATCTTATCCCATTTCCTGCTTTGGATGGAGGAAGAATTTTATTTGTTATAATTGAAAAGATCAGAGGAAGACCAATAGAAACAAAAAAGGAAGAGATTGTTCATTGGATTGGTCTTCTAATTCTCCTCTTTTTAATGCTACTTGTAACCTTTTTTGATATAAAGAGGCTTGGCAAATAG
- a CDS encoding ribokinase: MILVCGEALIDFTPKKFGDEIGYVPHPGGSPFNVAITLGRLKADVSFFGKISYDIFGEMLFSFLKENNVDTRYLLRGREPTTLAFVIIGPDNEPHFVFYGDNSADSSIRSEELPYSFSSDIALMHFGSISLIREPGASTLESLMEREKGKILISLDPNVRPILIHDKERYIERLEKWVSWSNLVKMSRADLEWLYPGLSLEEMAQKYIGLGVDIVVVTLGERGSKAFTKDGSIEVPAYKVKVVDTVGAGDSFMGGLLYWFWKIGKLNIKEFNSISLKDIEEGLKFASKVAGLTCTRAGANPPYLEELD, encoded by the coding sequence ATGATTTTGGTCTGTGGGGAAGCCTTGATTGATTTTACTCCTAAAAAATTTGGTGATGAAATAGGTTATGTTCCACATCCTGGAGGGTCCCCTTTTAATGTGGCTATTACCTTAGGAAGACTCAAAGCGGATGTCTCTTTTTTCGGAAAGATCTCTTACGATATTTTTGGGGAAATGTTATTTTCTTTTCTTAAAGAGAATAATGTGGATACAAGATATTTATTAAGAGGAAGAGAACCTACTACTCTTGCCTTTGTGATTATTGGTCCTGATAATGAGCCTCATTTTGTATTTTATGGGGATAATTCTGCGGATAGTTCTATAAGATCTGAAGAACTACCTTATTCTTTTTCTTCTGATATTGCATTAATGCATTTTGGCTCTATTTCTTTAATAAGGGAGCCTGGGGCATCTACATTGGAAAGCCTGATGGAAAGGGAGAAGGGAAAAATTTTAATCTCATTAGATCCTAATGTGCGTCCCATACTTATTCATGATAAGGAGAGGTATATTGAAAGGTTGGAAAAGTGGGTTTCTTGGTCAAATTTAGTTAAGATGAGTAGAGCGGATTTAGAATGGCTTTATCCTGGACTTTCTTTAGAAGAGATGGCCCAAAAATATATTGGACTTGGTGTAGATATTGTAGTAGTAACATTAGGTGAGAGGGGATCAAAAGCTTTTACAAAGGATGGCTCTATTGAAGTTCCTGCATACAAAGTAAAAGTAGTAGATACTGTAGGTGCAGGAGATTCTTTTATGGGGGGTCTTTTATATTGGTTTTGGAAAATTGGTAAGCTTAATATAAAAGAGTTTAATAGTATTTCTCTAAAGGATATTGAGGAGGGACTAAAGTTTGCCTCTAAGGTTGCTGGTTTAACTTGTACTCGTGCAGGAGCAAATCCTCCTTATTTAGAAGAGTTAGATTGA
- a CDS encoding AAA family ATPase yields MEQGKFFKEEEKFQPLAHRIRPRSFEELVGLEEIIGENSFLRKAIKRGYLPSLIIYGPPGTGKTTLSLLLAQSIKADFIELNAAIVGISELKDALQKAKRNLEMFKKSTVIFLDEIHHFNKLQQDVLLPWIEKGLIVLIGATTENPFFTLNSTLLSRCRLVELKPLSSEDIRKIIHRALSDKERGLGGQNIILEKEAEDEIIRFASGDARVALNTLELASFIANPDDNGIIRIDLKIIEEVTQKRIFRYDQKGDEHYHVISAFIKSIRGSDPDAAIYWLSRMLLSGEDPRFIARRLLIHSAEDIGLADPMAMLIAQYAAFAVEYIGMPEAQIPLSAATLYLALSPKSNSAVIAINKANEYLKKYGPSPVPIHLRNPSFRGAEELGYGKDYKYPHDYPGHFVEQDYLPEGVKERFYQPSEEGMEKIFKERVKELWKERFGK; encoded by the coding sequence ATGGAACAGGGAAAGTTTTTTAAAGAGGAAGAGAAGTTTCAGCCTCTTGCTCATAGAATAAGACCAAGAAGTTTTGAAGAGTTGGTAGGTCTTGAAGAGATTATTGGGGAAAATTCTTTTTTGAGAAAAGCTATTAAAAGGGGTTATCTCCCCTCATTGATAATATACGGACCTCCAGGAACAGGAAAGACAACTCTCTCTCTTTTATTAGCTCAATCCATAAAGGCGGACTTTATTGAGTTGAATGCTGCAATAGTAGGAATTTCAGAACTAAAGGATGCCTTACAAAAAGCTAAAAGAAATTTAGAAATGTTTAAGAAATCAACAGTTATATTTCTTGATGAGATTCATCATTTTAATAAGTTACAGCAGGATGTTTTGCTTCCATGGATTGAAAAGGGGCTAATAGTACTTATAGGAGCTACCACTGAAAATCCATTTTTTACTTTAAATTCTACGTTACTTTCTCGTTGCAGATTAGTTGAGCTAAAACCATTATCTTCTGAGGATATAAGGAAAATTATTCATAGAGCTCTATCTGATAAGGAAAGAGGTTTAGGAGGTCAAAATATAATATTGGAGAAAGAGGCGGAGGATGAAATAATAAGGTTTGCCAGTGGAGATGCCAGAGTCGCTTTAAACACATTAGAACTTGCCTCTTTTATCGCTAATCCTGATGATAATGGAATAATAAGGATTGATCTTAAGATTATAGAAGAAGTAACCCAAAAAAGAATTTTTAGATATGATCAAAAGGGAGATGAACACTATCATGTTATATCCGCTTTTATAAAAAGTATAAGGGGCTCTGATCCTGATGCTGCGATTTATTGGCTTTCAAGAATGCTCCTTTCCGGAGAGGATCCCAGATTTATAGCAAGAAGATTACTTATCCATTCAGCGGAGGATATTGGTTTGGCAGATCCCATGGCAATGCTAATTGCACAGTATGCTGCTTTTGCTGTGGAATATATAGGAATGCCTGAGGCACAAATTCCTCTATCTGCTGCAACTCTTTATCTTGCACTTTCTCCGAAAAGTAATAGTGCAGTAATTGCAATAAATAAGGCTAATGAATATCTTAAAAAATACGGTCCTTCCCCAGTCCCTATTCATCTAAGGAATCCCTCTTTTAGAGGAGCAGAAGAATTAGGATATGGTAAGGATTATAAATATCCTCATGATTATCCTGGGCATTTTGTAGAGCAGGATTATTTACCTGAGGGTGTAAAAGAGCGATTTTACCAGCCCTCTGAAGAAGGTATGGAAAAGATATTCAAGGAAAGGGTGAAAGAATTATGGAAAGAAAGATTTGGAAAATAA
- a CDS encoding stage 0 sporulation protein, protein MKEPLYIVGVRLRSFKVYYFSTKKADLKPGDWVIVKTVQGTEAGTVAIPPFIPPDNFEPVTPLKPILRKANEEDLEKIKRYREEEKEGVILAQKKAEELGLPIKILACEIAFNYSKITFHFASEERVDFRELVKELANHYKTRIELHQVGVRDEVRYLGAIGICGREVCCHSFLPEFNSISVKMAKEQSLVLNPIKISGVCGRLMCCLAYEYDVYQEIKASLPPKGAVVQTPQGEGVIVDHHIPLNKVIVEFEEGGREFFSPNEVKVIQVKNENGHKHEKIIEKIFDILEDKED, encoded by the coding sequence ATGAAAGAACCATTATATATAGTAGGGGTTAGACTTAGGAGTTTTAAGGTTTATTATTTTTCTACAAAGAAGGCTGATCTAAAGCCAGGCGATTGGGTTATTGTAAAAACTGTACAAGGAACAGAGGCGGGTACTGTTGCAATACCTCCTTTTATACCTCCTGATAATTTTGAACCTGTAACTCCTCTAAAACCAATACTTAGGAAGGCGAACGAGGAAGATTTAGAAAAAATTAAGAGGTATAGAGAGGAGGAGAAAGAAGGAGTAATATTGGCTCAAAAGAAGGCAGAAGAGCTTGGGCTTCCAATAAAAATACTTGCTTGTGAAATAGCCTTTAATTATAGCAAAATAACATTTCATTTTGCATCAGAGGAAAGAGTTGATTTTAGGGAATTAGTAAAAGAATTAGCAAATCATTACAAAACTCGTATTGAACTTCATCAAGTAGGAGTAAGAGATGAAGTAAGATATTTGGGTGCGATAGGTATATGTGGAAGAGAAGTTTGTTGTCATTCATTTTTACCTGAATTTAACTCTATATCTGTGAAGATGGCAAAGGAGCAATCATTAGTTTTAAATCCCATTAAAATTTCTGGAGTATGTGGAAGATTAATGTGTTGCTTGGCTTATGAGTATGATGTTTATCAAGAGATAAAAGCCTCTTTACCGCCAAAAGGTGCTGTTGTACAAACCCCGCAAGGAGAAGGAGTGATTGTAGACCATCATATCCCTTTGAATAAAGTTATTGTAGAATTTGAAGAAGGGGGAAGAGAATTTTTCTCCCCTAACGAAGTTAAGGTTATTCAAGTAAAAAATGAGAATGGTCATAAACACGAGAAAATAATAGAAAAGATCTTTGATATTTTAGAAGATAAGGAAGATTAA
- the holB gene encoding DNA polymerase III subunit delta' — MAFKEIIGQNLAISILRKSIKENRLVNTYLFVGPEGVGKKQAAISFAQALNCPVLPGEGCGECLTCREIKNFNFPDLLYYEPDGMWYKIQQVREMRREIYLKPLQSKWKIVILDSAHQLRNESANALLKSLEEPPYYTIFILLAWRPEMLLPTIISRSQIINFTYLNNDELRQVFKNVPEEKLDIIIALAQGSPGKGFYWLEEENWNRREEFFKYLSQLKKEELLPVFDLVDFLAEDKKVDNILPLLELLLFWWRDLLFWKLFQKEEFITQRDFIGEIVRKSQDYSLDKLRRNFRSTQDAIRGIRNNANLLLTLETLFIRTGVLA; from the coding sequence ATGGCTTTTAAAGAGATTATAGGACAGAATTTAGCAATAAGTATATTAAGGAAAAGTATAAAAGAAAATAGGTTGGTTAATACCTACCTCTTTGTAGGACCAGAGGGGGTAGGAAAGAAGCAAGCTGCAATTTCTTTTGCTCAAGCATTGAATTGTCCTGTTTTACCAGGGGAAGGATGCGGAGAATGTCTTACTTGCAGAGAAATAAAGAATTTTAATTTTCCAGATCTACTTTATTATGAGCCGGATGGCATGTGGTACAAGATACAGCAGGTAAGAGAAATGCGGAGGGAGATTTATCTAAAACCACTTCAGAGTAAGTGGAAAATTGTTATATTAGACTCAGCCCATCAATTGAGGAATGAATCTGCCAATGCTTTATTAAAGTCTCTGGAGGAACCACCTTATTATACTATCTTTATTCTTTTAGCTTGGCGTCCTGAAATGCTTCTTCCAACTATTATATCTCGAAGTCAGATAATAAACTTCACATATCTTAACAATGATGAATTAAGACAGGTATTTAAAAATGTGCCTGAGGAAAAATTAGATATTATTATTGCCCTTGCTCAGGGAAGTCCTGGAAAAGGATTTTACTGGTTAGAGGAAGAAAATTGGAATAGAAGAGAAGAATTTTTTAAATATCTTTCACAGTTGAAAAAGGAGGAATTACTTCCAGTTTTTGACTTAGTGGATTTTTTGGCGGAGGATAAGAAAGTAGATAACATTCTTCCACTTCTTGAGTTACTATTGTTTTGGTGGAGAGATTTATTGTTTTGGAAGTTATTCCAAAAAGAGGAATTTATTACTCAAAGAGACTTTATTGGAGAAATAGTAAGAAAATCTCAAGATTATAGTTTGGACAAGCTTAGAAGAAATTTTAGAAGCACCCAGGATGCCATAAGAGGAATAAGAAATAATGCTAATTTACTTTTAACTTTAGAAACTTTATTCATTAGAACAGGGGTGTTAGCATGA